One window of Mesorhizobium sp. WSM4904 genomic DNA carries:
- a CDS encoding PAS domain S-box protein, with protein MAKSGGRESQDASANARLAAIVDSSFDAIIGKDLNSVITDWNRAAERMFGYSAQEAIGRSMLLLIPEHLHDEEADIIGRIRNGEGVASFDTMRRRKDGSLLAVSITVSPIRSLSGNIVGASTIARDITAAKESERRIRLLMREVNHRVKNQFAVILSMVRETNKRSASPGEFEEMIRARIMALSRSHDLLVTSEWAGASLFDLIQEHLKPFGHEERISLSGPLLTLQSNAVQNLGMAFHELGTNSSKYGALAGEGGRVEITWTVETDPEARRRFHLVWQETSNADAGNGEPNEETRKGFGTVVLQRVAPQALGGSSSLERSPGQMKWTLTAPLEAIVVPQLGVENEGDFSV; from the coding sequence ATGGCGAAATCCGGGGGCAGGGAATCACAAGATGCCAGCGCAAATGCGCGGCTGGCGGCCATCGTCGACTCCTCGTTCGACGCCATTATCGGCAAAGACCTGAACAGCGTCATCACCGACTGGAACCGTGCGGCCGAACGCATGTTCGGCTACAGCGCGCAAGAAGCCATCGGCCGATCGATGCTGCTCCTCATCCCGGAGCATCTGCATGACGAAGAAGCCGACATCATCGGCCGCATCCGCAACGGCGAGGGCGTGGCGAGCTTCGACACGATGCGGAGGCGTAAGGACGGCTCACTGCTTGCCGTTTCGATAACGGTGTCGCCGATCAGGAGCCTTTCCGGCAATATTGTCGGCGCCTCCACGATCGCCCGCGACATCACCGCCGCCAAGGAAAGCGAGCGCCGCATTCGGCTCTTGATGCGCGAGGTCAACCACCGCGTGAAGAACCAGTTCGCGGTGATCCTGTCGATGGTGCGGGAAACCAACAAGCGCTCCGCCAGCCCCGGCGAGTTCGAGGAGATGATCCGCGCCCGCATCATGGCGCTGTCGCGCTCGCACGATCTTCTTGTGACTTCGGAATGGGCGGGAGCGAGCCTGTTCGACCTCATCCAGGAACATCTGAAACCGTTCGGCCATGAGGAGCGCATCTCGCTCTCCGGTCCCTTGCTGACGCTGCAGTCGAACGCCGTGCAGAATCTCGGCATGGCCTTCCACGAGCTTGGCACCAACTCGTCGAAATATGGTGCGCTGGCAGGCGAGGGCGGTCGCGTCGAGATCACTTGGACGGTCGAGACCGATCCGGAGGCGCGGCGCCGGTTTCACCTTGTCTGGCAGGAGACGTCGAATGCCGATGCCGGCAATGGCGAGCCAAATGAGGAGACGCGCAAGGGTTTTGGCACGGTGGTGCTGCAGCGTGTGGCGCCGCAAGCGCTCGGCGGCTCGTCCAGCCTCGAACGCTCGCCAGGCCAGATGAAATGGACGCTGACGGCGCCGCTGGAGGCCATCGTCGTGCCGCAGCTCGGCGTCGAGAACGAAGGCGACTTCAGCGTTTGA
- a CDS encoding CsbD family protein translates to MDWNRVEGNWKQVKGKVKEQWGKLTDDDLDRIAGKRDQLEGKIQERYGIAKDRVRRDVDDWASRQGW, encoded by the coding sequence ATGGATTGGAACCGCGTCGAAGGAAACTGGAAGCAGGTCAAGGGCAAGGTGAAGGAACAGTGGGGCAAGCTTACCGACGACGACCTCGACCGCATCGCGGGCAAGCGCGACCAGCTCGAAGGCAAGATCCAGGAACGCTACGGCATCGCGAAGGACCGTGTCCGCCGCGACGTCGACGACTGGGCGAGCCGCCAAGGCTGGTAG
- a CDS encoding branched-chain amino acid ABC transporter permease — MSEATLHEARAAASMRLERALVALGIAALLAAPFVIYPIFVMKMLCFALFACAFNLLLGYTGLLSFGHAAFFGGAAYFCAYAVKAWGWPPEAGILLGTAGAAAMGLVVGFLAIRRQGIYFAMITLAMAQMFYFFCVQAPFTEGEDGIQGIARGHLFGILDLNVPMNMYFFVLAVFLIGVFAIWRIVHSPFGMILRSIRENENRAISLGYSVGRYKLAAFVMSATLAGLAGAVKAIVFQFATLTDVTWQMSGEVILMTLLGGIGTMVGPVVGAGLVVGLENTLATSGFPVTIATGLIFMVCVLIFRRGIVGEVYARWLGRQRGEG, encoded by the coding sequence ATGAGCGAGGCGACCCTTCACGAAGCGCGCGCCGCCGCCTCCATGCGGCTGGAAAGGGCTCTGGTGGCCCTGGGCATAGCGGCGCTCCTCGCGGCGCCTTTCGTCATCTACCCGATCTTCGTGATGAAGATGCTGTGCTTCGCGCTGTTCGCCTGCGCCTTCAACCTGCTGCTCGGCTACACCGGCCTGCTCTCCTTCGGCCACGCCGCCTTCTTCGGCGGCGCGGCCTATTTCTGCGCCTATGCGGTGAAGGCCTGGGGCTGGCCGCCCGAGGCCGGCATCCTGCTCGGCACCGCGGGTGCGGCGGCAATGGGTCTCGTCGTCGGCTTCCTCGCCATCCGCCGGCAGGGCATCTATTTCGCGATGATCACGCTGGCGATGGCGCAGATGTTCTATTTCTTCTGCGTTCAGGCGCCGTTCACCGAGGGCGAGGACGGCATCCAGGGCATTGCGCGCGGCCATCTCTTCGGCATCCTCGATCTCAACGTGCCGATGAACATGTATTTCTTCGTGCTCGCCGTCTTCCTGATCGGCGTCTTCGCCATCTGGCGCATCGTCCACTCGCCCTTCGGCATGATCCTGCGCTCGATCCGGGAGAACGAGAACCGCGCCATTTCGCTGGGCTATTCGGTCGGCCGCTACAAGCTCGCCGCCTTCGTCATGTCGGCCACCCTTGCCGGCCTTGCCGGCGCGGTGAAGGCGATCGTCTTCCAGTTCGCCACGCTGACGGACGTGACCTGGCAGATGTCGGGCGAGGTGATCCTGATGACGCTGCTCGGCGGCATCGGCACCATGGTCGGCCCGGTGGTCGGCGCCGGCCTGGTCGTCGGGCTCGAAAACACGCTTGCCACCTCCGGCTTCCCGGTGACCATCGCCACCGGCCTGATCTTCATGGTCTGCGTACTGATCTTCCGGCGCGGGATTGTCGGGGAGGTCTATGCGCGATGGCTGGGGCGGCAAAGGGGCGAGGGGTGA
- a CDS encoding YihY/virulence factor BrkB family protein: protein MPRWFQEAWVLLKESITGYLDDNALSHGAAMAFYAATSLAPILLIVVAIAGIVIGNDAAQLALSAEFAGVMGPQSADLLKAAIETASHRGSSTLATVIGLVVLLVTASGVFGEMQQSLNQIWKVKPGGVSLSRLVRARAASLGLVAALGFMLLVSLAASTAISALGEYINRRLPFGELIVSSINTVVSFVLIALLFAAIYKVLPDRTLKWRDVGVGSIVTALLFTIGKSLIGWYIGTSAIATSYGAAGALMVVLLWVYYSAQIFLFGAEITRAYSVRSGSQRDLAPVVAASGKTPRSDGPSKLGISEGEVVLWILLISSLITVLVSGFRRWRQG from the coding sequence ATGCCGCGCTGGTTCCAGGAAGCCTGGGTTCTGCTGAAAGAGAGCATCACCGGTTATCTCGACGACAATGCGCTGAGTCATGGCGCGGCGATGGCCTTCTACGCCGCGACCTCGCTGGCGCCGATCCTTCTGATCGTCGTGGCGATCGCGGGTATCGTCATCGGCAACGACGCCGCTCAGCTCGCCCTTTCGGCCGAGTTCGCGGGCGTGATGGGTCCGCAAAGCGCCGACCTCCTCAAGGCAGCGATCGAGACTGCCTCGCATCGCGGTTCCAGCACGCTGGCCACCGTCATCGGGCTGGTGGTGCTGCTTGTCACCGCCTCCGGCGTCTTCGGCGAGATGCAGCAGTCGCTGAATCAGATATGGAAGGTCAAGCCCGGTGGCGTTTCGCTTTCCCGCCTGGTGCGGGCGAGGGCGGCGAGCCTCGGCCTCGTGGCGGCTCTTGGTTTCATGCTTCTGGTGTCGCTTGCCGCGAGCACGGCGATCTCGGCGCTGGGCGAATACATCAACCGGCGTCTGCCGTTCGGCGAACTGATCGTGAGCTCGATCAACACCGTCGTCTCCTTTGTGCTGATCGCGCTGCTCTTTGCGGCGATCTATAAGGTCCTGCCGGACCGCACGCTCAAATGGCGCGACGTCGGCGTCGGCTCAATCGTCACCGCGCTTTTGTTCACCATCGGCAAGTCGCTGATCGGCTGGTACATCGGCACCAGCGCCATCGCCACCTCCTATGGCGCTGCCGGCGCGCTGATGGTTGTGCTGCTGTGGGTCTATTACTCGGCCCAGATATTCCTCTTCGGCGCCGAGATCACCCGCGCCTATTCGGTGCGGAGCGGCAGCCAGCGGGATCTCGCGCCGGTGGTGGCGGCGAGCGGTAAAACGCCACGGTCGGACGGTCCATCCAAGCTGGGTATATCGGAGGGCGAGGTTGTCCTATGGATCCTTCTCATCAGCAGTCTGATCACGGTGCTGGTCTCGGGGTTCCGGCGGTGGAGGCAGGGGTGA
- a CDS encoding low affinity iron permease family protein produces the protein MHRPLYVLAEFLSRPWGLYVLLTAALICVAAASAPLGTYIVSISALGLTGVVLIQNARDTAAMQAKLNEIIVALEAARNEVVGLEHKSPEHINEELENIETHAAAAGVSASRPASR, from the coding sequence ATGCATCGACCGCTTTACGTCCTTGCCGAGTTCCTTTCCCGACCATGGGGACTTTATGTGCTGCTGACAGCCGCGCTGATTTGTGTCGCTGCCGCCAGCGCCCCTCTCGGCACCTATATCGTCTCGATCTCGGCATTAGGACTCACCGGCGTCGTGCTGATCCAGAACGCGCGCGATACGGCCGCCATGCAGGCCAAGCTCAACGAGATCATCGTTGCGCTGGAGGCCGCCCGCAACGAGGTTGTCGGCCTAGAGCATAAATCGCCGGAGCACATAAACGAGGAACTGGAGAATATCGAAACCCATGCTGCCGCGGCTGGCGTGAGCGCTTCCAGGCCCGCGTCCCGGTGA
- a CDS encoding KGG domain-containing protein, producing the protein MRQQSAGQHRGGSGNFAEDRRRASEAGRKGGQS; encoded by the coding sequence ATGCGCCAGCAGAGCGCTGGTCAGCACAGGGGCGGCAGCGGCAATTTCGCCGAAGACCGCCGGCGTGCCTCGGAAGCCGGCCGCAAGGGCGGCCAGTCCTGA
- a CDS encoding HD domain-containing protein — MLYQAAKIAEDVHRGQKDKTGRPYIEHVRRVADAVETLDEKTVAYLHDVVEKGEGWTLERLETAGFGFPVVAAVDALTRRLDEGERAFISRAAANPLARPVKQADLRDNLWQARQMGIEPRKYETGLRLLDEQANG, encoded by the coding sequence ATGCTTTACCAGGCAGCGAAGATCGCTGAAGACGTCCACCGCGGCCAGAAGGACAAGACCGGCCGTCCCTACATCGAACATGTGAGGCGCGTTGCTGACGCCGTCGAAACGCTCGACGAAAAGACCGTCGCCTACCTGCACGACGTGGTCGAGAAAGGCGAGGGCTGGACGCTCGAGCGGCTCGAGACGGCAGGCTTCGGCTTTCCAGTGGTCGCAGCGGTCGACGCGCTGACGAGGCGGCTGGACGAAGGCGAACGGGCTTTCATCTCTCGCGCCGCGGCGAACCCGCTGGCGAGGCCGGTCAAGCAAGCAGACCTCAGGGACAATTTGTGGCAGGCGCGCCAGATGGGCATCGAGCCGAGGAAATATGAAACCGGACTGCGCCTGTTGGATGAACAGGCCAACGGCTGA
- a CDS encoding low affinity iron permease family protein: MEKAFNRMAEAVARATGRQWAFALCLASVLIWGGTGPVFHYSETWQLVVNTGTTIITFLMVFLIQNTQNRDGAAVQAKLDELIRSGHAKNDFIGIEHLTEAEVEELRARCAEARRRQMADA; the protein is encoded by the coding sequence ATGGAAAAGGCATTCAACCGGATGGCGGAGGCCGTTGCCCGCGCTACCGGCAGGCAGTGGGCCTTTGCTCTCTGCCTGGCATCAGTTCTGATCTGGGGAGGAACCGGGCCGGTGTTCCACTACTCGGAGACCTGGCAGCTCGTCGTCAACACCGGCACCACGATCATCACCTTCCTGATGGTATTCCTGATCCAGAACACACAGAACCGCGACGGAGCCGCCGTGCAGGCCAAGCTCGACGAATTGATCCGCTCCGGCCACGCCAAGAATGATTTCATCGGCATAGAACATCTCACGGAAGCCGAGGTCGAAGAGCTCCGCGCCCGCTGCGCCGAGGCAAGGAGAAGGCAGATGGCCGACGCCTAG
- a CDS encoding tetratricopeptide repeat protein has product MERRLTAILAADVVGYSRLMGLDEAGTLADLNHHRTELFNTSVARHHGRIVKLTGDGLLIEFSSVVNAVACAVDIQRGMRDRNRDVPPGRRIEFRIGVNLGDVIVENDDIFGDGVNLAARLEAFAEPGGISISGSVRDHVGSRLDLVFEDMGERSLKNIDRPVRVYNILLGAAAGADDRAPSSKDRWDSARPRIAVLPFNNMSGDPEQEYFSDGITEDIITDLSKVSGLYVVARNTVFTYKGKPIRVQQAALELDVKFVLEGSVRKAGQRVRVTGQLIDAADGGHIWADRYDRDLIDIFAIQDEITRTIVEQLKVRLLPEEKKAIEKASTANVEAYTYYLKGRELFREWTKSHLLSARRMFAMAATLDPDYGRAYAGIAACDATLFVWHSEKVSPEAIMKTSAKAIALDPGLAEAHASLGLALQHDGRTDEATAAFEQALSVDPNSFEANFFYARLCYLKGDFAASAVYSERAAEIHPDDYMPSYFLASVYRGLGRFAEAERCARKSLQLAEEMLALHPENGGPAHRAALLLAYLGEAGRVRNLIARALVIDPDDLAGRYNIAAALSVIGDHDEALDHLEKFAQHTNPLQLSLISNEPDFDPIRNHPRFRKIFAGLDEKRAVNATSLIPGVSEAGSKG; this is encoded by the coding sequence GTGGAACGCAGACTAACCGCCATTCTCGCCGCGGATGTGGTGGGTTACAGTCGCCTCATGGGCTTGGACGAGGCCGGCACGCTCGCCGATTTGAACCATCATCGGACAGAATTATTCAACACCAGCGTTGCGAGGCACCATGGACGCATCGTCAAGCTGACAGGCGACGGCCTGCTCATCGAGTTTTCAAGCGTGGTGAATGCAGTTGCCTGCGCGGTGGATATCCAGCGCGGCATGCGCGACCGAAACCGCGACGTGCCGCCCGGTCGCCGCATCGAGTTCCGCATCGGTGTCAATCTGGGCGATGTGATTGTTGAAAATGACGATATTTTCGGCGACGGCGTCAACCTGGCGGCTCGACTGGAGGCATTCGCAGAGCCGGGTGGCATCTCTATTTCCGGCTCCGTTCGCGACCATGTTGGCAGCCGGCTTGATCTCGTATTCGAAGACATGGGCGAACGGTCTTTGAAGAATATTGACCGGCCGGTTCGCGTCTATAACATTTTGCTCGGCGCTGCCGCCGGCGCCGATGACCGCGCTCCCTCTTCCAAGGATCGATGGGATAGTGCAAGGCCGCGCATTGCAGTACTGCCATTCAATAATATGAGTGGTGACCCTGAGCAGGAGTACTTCTCCGACGGAATAACCGAGGACATCATCACCGATCTGTCGAAAGTATCCGGCCTTTACGTCGTCGCCCGCAATACGGTCTTTACCTACAAAGGCAAGCCGATCAGGGTGCAGCAGGCGGCACTGGAACTCGACGTCAAATTTGTGCTCGAGGGCAGCGTTCGGAAGGCGGGGCAGCGCGTGCGGGTCACCGGGCAGCTCATCGATGCGGCGGATGGTGGGCATATCTGGGCTGACCGCTACGATCGGGACTTGATCGACATCTTCGCGATCCAAGACGAGATCACCCGCACCATTGTCGAGCAACTTAAGGTCAGGCTTCTCCCCGAGGAGAAGAAAGCGATAGAGAAAGCATCAACCGCAAATGTGGAGGCCTATACTTATTATCTCAAAGGGCGAGAACTCTTCCGGGAATGGACCAAATCGCACCTGCTTTCGGCGCGCCGAATGTTTGCGATGGCCGCGACATTGGACCCGGACTACGGGCGCGCATATGCCGGCATAGCCGCATGCGACGCGACCCTTTTTGTATGGCACTCCGAGAAGGTTTCGCCGGAGGCAATCATGAAAACGAGCGCCAAGGCTATTGCGCTCGATCCAGGTCTTGCGGAGGCTCATGCTTCGCTTGGCCTGGCACTTCAGCATGACGGCCGCACCGATGAGGCTACTGCAGCCTTTGAACAGGCGCTTTCCGTGGATCCCAACTCGTTTGAGGCGAATTTCTTCTATGCGCGGCTTTGCTATCTCAAGGGCGACTTTGCCGCGTCGGCGGTATACAGCGAACGCGCCGCCGAGATTCATCCCGATGACTACATGCCTTCGTATTTCCTGGCATCAGTGTATCGCGGGCTCGGGCGCTTCGCGGAAGCCGAGCGATGCGCACGCAAATCGCTCCAACTCGCGGAAGAGATGCTGGCGCTGCATCCTGAAAATGGCGGGCCTGCCCACCGGGCAGCGCTTTTGCTTGCGTATCTGGGTGAAGCCGGGAGGGTGAGGAATTTGATCGCTCGCGCCCTTGTCATCGATCCTGACGATCTCGCCGGCCGCTACAACATCGCGGCCGCTCTTTCTGTCATAGGCGATCATGACGAAGCGTTGGACCATCTCGAAAAATTTGCGCAGCATACCAACCCGCTCCAGCTATCTCTGATCAGCAACGAGCCCGACTTCGACCCGATCCGCAATCACCCACGCTTTCGGAAAATATTTGCCGGCCTTGACGAGAAACGAGCAGTGAACGCCACGTCCCTCATTCCTGGAGTGTCCGAGGCTGGGTCTAAAGGGTAA
- a CDS encoding EAL domain-containing protein, translated as MADDEKRKGEFWALALDRAQLGLWDWNLATGDCYYSPTWSRMLGYAEGELANTSDLWLKLTHPDDRERALASGDRHIAGLVDSIETELRLKHKDGHWVWVLDRGGIVERDAEGKPLRLMGVQTDITKQKEAEAALEQVNVRFRLALAASGTGIWHYDIGTNKSYWDARTREIFGLVSDTDEVTADLWHTYLHPDDKEATERAHLPPPGSESVTATQYRIVRRDGVVRHVESLVRFIAAAGSAGQILGTVRDITDEKKRAEELAYAAHHDALTGLWNRAAFDRLLAENIGAANRLPLAVFYVDLDYFKALNDYAGHAAGDIALKSVAAGIRASLPPTAHAARLGGDEFALLVPNCDDACAERLARAVLAAVRDADLGSAATSRRLAASIGIAFVRDPRMTVADALACADDACYVAKAGGRDRFAVFAPETASGSGGLNAARLAAKLVDAMEDGRLKLFGQEIHRLGRPWEESRHVEVLARLEGRNGKLIPPGEFIPVAERFGLAARLDRWIIRTALSRHGKAMLSGAISLDFNLSAQTLSDPQLWGFVDQAMAESGAPPSAIGFEITETAAVTNFDAAEEFVRKARQRHCRVSLDDFGAGMSSFEYLRRFPIDAIKIDGSFVEHIADSRFDREIVSAITGIARSMDCAVVAEKIEEGNALEILIGMGVAYGQGYLLHRPEPLEAIVARAALERPRARMGGIK; from the coding sequence ATGGCGGACGACGAGAAACGCAAGGGCGAATTCTGGGCGCTGGCGCTCGACCGCGCCCAGCTTGGCCTTTGGGACTGGAACCTCGCGACCGGCGACTGCTATTATTCGCCGACCTGGTCGCGGATGCTGGGCTATGCCGAGGGCGAGCTCGCCAACACGTCCGATCTCTGGCTGAAGCTCACCCATCCCGACGACCGCGAGCGGGCGCTGGCGAGCGGCGACCGTCACATTGCCGGCCTCGTCGATTCCATCGAGACGGAACTGCGCCTGAAGCATAAGGACGGCCATTGGGTCTGGGTGCTCGACCGCGGCGGCATCGTCGAGCGCGACGCCGAGGGCAAGCCGCTGCGGCTGATGGGCGTGCAGACCGACATTACGAAGCAGAAGGAGGCCGAGGCCGCGCTGGAGCAGGTCAATGTCCGCTTTCGTCTCGCGCTCGCCGCCAGCGGCACCGGCATCTGGCACTACGACATCGGCACCAACAAGAGCTATTGGGACGCGCGCACCAGGGAGATCTTCGGCCTGGTCAGCGACACCGACGAGGTGACGGCCGATCTCTGGCACACTTATCTCCACCCGGACGACAAGGAGGCGACCGAGCGCGCCCACCTGCCGCCGCCCGGTTCGGAAAGCGTTACCGCCACGCAGTACCGCATCGTGCGGCGCGACGGCGTGGTCCGCCATGTCGAGTCGCTGGTGCGCTTCATCGCCGCCGCCGGTTCCGCCGGGCAGATCCTCGGCACCGTGCGCGACATCACCGACGAGAAGAAGCGCGCCGAGGAGCTCGCCTACGCCGCCCACCACGACGCGCTGACCGGGCTGTGGAACCGCGCCGCCTTCGACCGGCTGCTGGCCGAAAACATCGGCGCCGCGAACCGGCTGCCGCTCGCCGTGTTCTACGTCGACCTCGACTACTTCAAGGCGCTCAACGACTATGCCGGCCATGCCGCGGGCGATATCGCGCTGAAGAGCGTCGCCGCGGGCATCCGCGCCAGCCTGCCGCCCACGGCGCATGCCGCGCGCCTCGGCGGCGACGAGTTCGCGCTGCTGGTGCCGAACTGCGACGACGCCTGCGCCGAGCGGCTCGCCCGCGCCGTGCTCGCCGCGGTGCGCGACGCCGACCTTGGCTCCGCCGCGACGTCCCGCAGGTTGGCGGCCAGCATCGGCATCGCCTTCGTGCGCGATCCCAGGATGACGGTGGCCGACGCGCTGGCCTGCGCCGACGACGCCTGCTACGTCGCCAAGGCCGGTGGGCGCGACCGTTTCGCGGTGTTCGCTCCCGAAACGGCCTCGGGTTCCGGCGGTCTCAACGCCGCGCGGCTTGCCGCCAAGCTGGTCGACGCGATGGAGGACGGCAGGCTGAAGCTGTTCGGCCAGGAGATCCATCGCCTGGGCAGGCCCTGGGAAGAGAGCCGCCATGTCGAGGTGCTGGCGCGGCTCGAAGGCCGCAACGGCAAGCTGATCCCGCCGGGCGAGTTCATACCGGTGGCCGAGCGCTTCGGCCTTGCCGCCCGGCTCGACCGCTGGATCATTCGCACGGCGCTGTCGCGCCATGGCAAGGCGATGCTCTCCGGCGCCATCTCGCTCGACTTCAACCTCTCCGCGCAGACGCTCTCCGATCCGCAGCTTTGGGGTTTCGTCGACCAGGCCATGGCCGAAAGCGGCGCGCCGCCGTCGGCCATCGGCTTCGAGATCACCGAGACAGCCGCCGTCACCAATTTCGACGCCGCGGAAGAGTTCGTGCGCAAGGCCAGGCAGCGCCATTGCCGCGTCAGTCTCGACGATTTCGGCGCCGGCATGAGCTCCTTCGAATATCTGCGGCGCTTCCCCATCGACGCCATCAAGATCGACGGCTCCTTCGTCGAGCACATCGCCGACAGCCGCTTCGACCGAGAGATCGTCTCGGCGATCACTGGCATCGCCCGCTCGATGGACTGTGCGGTCGTGGCCGAAAAGATCGAGGAAGGGAACGCGCTGGAGATCCTCATCGGCATGGGCGTCGCCTATGGCCAGGGCTATCTCCTGCACCGGCCCGAGCCGCTGGAGGCGATCGTGGCGCGGGCCGCGCTCGAAAGGCCGCGTGCCAGGATGGGCGGCATAAAATAA
- a CDS encoding alpha/beta hydrolase: MFEGFEVAEVDTGEARNFIRRAGSGPGLLLLHGFPETHLMWRDVAPKLADRFSVVCADLRGYGRSSCPPSSPDHAPYAKRAMAADLAALMTKLGFSRFMVAGHDRGGRVAYRLALDHPDRVEKLAVLDIIPTADAWDRADARLALGYWPWSLLAQPEPLPEKIMAAAADAIVDNALGGWGSSPDVFPTAVRRAYVGALCDAVHIHAICEEYRAAATLDREHDLADRSADRRIACPVLALWSGHGALSEWYAAEGGPLALWREWADDVRGGAVPGGHFFPEELPDETAAMLGDFLLPARSA; encoded by the coding sequence ATGTTCGAAGGGTTTGAAGTCGCCGAAGTCGACACGGGCGAAGCGCGCAATTTCATTCGCCGGGCCGGCAGCGGGCCGGGGCTGCTTCTGCTGCATGGCTTTCCGGAAACGCATCTGATGTGGCGCGACGTGGCGCCGAAGCTCGCCGACCGCTTCAGCGTCGTCTGCGCCGACCTGCGCGGCTATGGAAGAAGCTCCTGCCCGCCGTCCAGTCCGGATCATGCTCCCTACGCCAAGCGCGCCATGGCTGCCGACCTTGCGGCGCTGATGACGAAGCTCGGCTTTTCGCGGTTCATGGTTGCCGGGCACGATCGTGGCGGGCGGGTCGCCTATCGGCTGGCGCTCGACCATCCCGACCGCGTCGAGAAACTCGCCGTACTCGACATCATCCCCACCGCCGATGCCTGGGACCGGGCCGACGCCCGGCTGGCGCTCGGCTATTGGCCATGGTCGCTGCTGGCGCAGCCTGAGCCGCTGCCGGAGAAGATCATGGCGGCGGCCGCCGATGCGATCGTCGACAACGCCCTGGGAGGCTGGGGCTCCTCGCCCGACGTGTTCCCGACCGCGGTGAGGCGGGCTTACGTCGGGGCCTTGTGCGACGCGGTCCATATCCATGCCATCTGCGAGGAATACCGGGCCGCGGCGACGCTCGACCGCGAGCATGACCTTGCCGATCGATCAGCCGACCGGCGCATCGCCTGCCCGGTGCTGGCGCTCTGGAGCGGGCACGGCGCGCTCTCCGAATGGTATGCGGCCGAAGGCGGCCCGCTGGCGCTGTGGCGAGAGTGGGCGGACGATGTGCGGGGCGGCGCGGTACCCGGCGGTCATTTCTTTCCAGAGGAATTGCCCGACGAGACAGCCGCCATGCTCGGCGATTTTCTGCTGCCGGCCAGATCAGCATGA
- a CDS encoding plasmid stabilization protein: MPRGDKSKYSDKQERKADHIAEGYESRGVSEKEAERRAWATVNRDDAGGKKEGGSGRGKHTGNPAAHKGGRMGGNASGERSAAARSASAKKAAATRKRNAERHAHH; encoded by the coding sequence ATGCCACGCGGAGACAAATCGAAATACAGCGACAAACAGGAACGCAAGGCGGACCACATCGCCGAAGGCTATGAGAGCCGCGGGGTGTCCGAGAAGGAAGCCGAGCGTCGGGCCTGGGCGACCGTCAACAGGGACGACGCCGGCGGCAAGAAGGAAGGCGGCTCCGGCCGCGGCAAGCACACCGGCAATCCGGCGGCGCACAAGGGCGGTAGAATGGGCGGCAATGCGTCGGGTGAGAGGTCGGCGGCGGCGCGGTCGGCGTCGGCCAAGAAGGCCGCGGCAACCCGCAAGCGCAACGCGGAACGCCACGCGCATCATTGA
- a CDS encoding DUF982 domain-containing protein: MNGAWKDKEAPDYLAATRLVDDAVAGICRPAVAFAAFKKAAAQQGLLKPADPSAALSMLDALSSRAGKGPPG; this comes from the coding sequence CTGAACGGGGCATGGAAAGACAAAGAGGCGCCGGACTATCTCGCCGCGACACGGCTGGTGGACGACGCCGTGGCAGGCATCTGCCGGCCGGCGGTTGCCTTCGCCGCCTTCAAGAAGGCCGCCGCGCAACAGGGCCTGCTGAAGCCGGCCGACCCAAGCGCGGCGCTCTCGATGCTCGATGCGCTATCGTCGCGCGCCGGCAAGGGTCCGCCGGGTTGA